The Bacteroidota bacterium genome window below encodes:
- the sucD gene encoding succinate--CoA ligase subunit alpha — MSVLVNKNSKIIVQGFTGSEGTFHATQMIEYGTQVVGGVTPGKGGTKHLDRPVFNTVADAVKSTGANVSIVFVPPAFAADAIMEAAEAGIELIITITEGIPVKDMIMVKEYLAGKKARLIGPNCPGVITADECKVGIMPGFVFKKGRIGIVSKSGTLTYEAADQVVKAGLGISTAIGIGGDPIIGTTTKEAVELFMNDKDTDGIIMIGEIGGSLEAEAARWIKANGTKPVVGFIAGQTAPAGRRMGHAGAIVGGADDTAAAKMKIMRECGITVVDSPAVIGLTMAEVLSAVASK; from the coding sequence ATGAGTGTACTGGTTAACAAAAACAGCAAAATTATAGTTCAGGGATTTACGGGTAGTGAAGGGACATTTCACGCTACGCAGATGATAGAGTATGGAACTCAGGTAGTTGGAGGAGTTACGCCCGGTAAAGGTGGTACAAAACACCTTGATCGTCCTGTTTTCAATACTGTTGCTGATGCTGTTAAAAGTACCGGTGCAAATGTTTCTATCGTTTTCGTTCCTCCGGCATTTGCTGCAGACGCAATCATGGAAGCAGCTGAAGCAGGAATTGAATTGATCATCACTATCACGGAAGGAATTCCTGTGAAAGATATGATCATGGTGAAGGAATATCTTGCCGGAAAAAAAGCCCGTTTGATCGGACCAAATTGTCCGGGAGTAATTACTGCTGACGAATGTAAAGTTGGTATCATGCCCGGATTCGTTTTCAAAAAAGGACGTATCGGTATTGTGTCTAAATCCGGTACCCTTACATATGAAGCAGCTGATCAGGTTGTGAAAGCAGGATTAGGAATTTCTACAGCCATTGGTATTGGTGGTGATCCAATAATTGGAACAACAACTAAAGAAGCTGTGGAACTTTTCATGAACGATAAAGATACTGATGGCATCATCATGATCGGTGAGATCGGCGGAAGTCTGGAAGCAGAAGCTGCTCGCTGGATAAAAGCAAATGGTACAAAACCTGTTGTAGGTTTCATCGCCGGACAAACTGCTCCTGCAGGTCGTCGTATGGGTCACGCCGGTGCAATCGTTGGTGGTGCTGATGATACTGCTGCAGCAAAAATGAAGATCATGCGCGAATGCGGAATCACCGTTGTAGATTCTCCTGCTGTTATCGGTTTGACGATGGCGGAAGTTCTTAGTGCAGTGGCTTCTAAATAA
- the mnmE gene encoding tRNA uridine-5-carboxymethylaminomethyl(34) synthesis GTPase MnmE: protein MNPTTETITALATPPGMGAIAVIRLSGTDAIRIADSFFVARKKGVRLTQVDTHTLHFGVIKKGAEMIDEVLISVFKGPHSYTGENTVEISCHGSVYIQQQILNICHLNGARYAEPGEFTMRAFLNRKLDLSQAEAVADLIASDSSGSHKLALEQMRGGFSAEITMLRQELIHFASLIELELDFAEEDVEFANRDDLKKTINRLQKYISRLIESFDLGNVIRTGIPVVIAGKPNVGKSTLLNALLNEERAIVSEIAGTTRDTIEEEITLGGIKFRFIDTAGIRETKDAIESIGVSKTFEKMKQSPVVLYLFDLHETGAGDLRIELDAIRKDLQTEIRLYPIGNKADKENSTEIQNEFGDFENITFISAKEKTNIESITSLLLSFVNSGKNLHNTAIVTNIRHIQELRETANSLTRVYNGLEQKVTNDFIAGDLRMALHHLGLITGAITTDDLLENIFSKFCIGK from the coding sequence ATGAATCCAACCACAGAAACTATCACAGCATTGGCCACTCCTCCCGGGATGGGTGCTATAGCTGTGATCAGGTTATCGGGAACAGATGCAATCAGGATTGCAGATTCATTTTTTGTGGCCAGGAAAAAGGGAGTAAGGTTAACACAAGTTGATACACATACTCTGCACTTTGGAGTTATTAAAAAGGGTGCGGAAATGATCGATGAAGTATTGATATCTGTTTTCAAAGGACCGCATTCTTACACCGGCGAAAATACTGTGGAGATCTCTTGTCATGGTTCGGTTTACATTCAGCAGCAGATCCTGAACATTTGTCATTTGAATGGCGCTCGTTATGCTGAGCCCGGAGAGTTTACTATGCGTGCTTTTCTGAATCGCAAGCTGGATCTTTCTCAGGCCGAAGCTGTCGCTGATCTGATTGCATCCGATTCGTCAGGTTCACATAAGCTGGCACTCGAACAAATGCGTGGTGGATTTTCAGCGGAGATCACCATGCTTCGTCAGGAGCTGATTCATTTTGCTTCATTGATAGAACTCGAACTCGATTTTGCTGAAGAAGATGTTGAATTTGCAAATCGTGATGATCTGAAGAAGACCATCAATCGTTTACAAAAATATATTTCAAGGTTAATAGAGTCATTTGATCTCGGCAATGTGATCCGTACAGGAATTCCTGTTGTTATTGCAGGAAAACCAAATGTAGGAAAATCAACATTGCTGAATGCCTTGCTGAATGAAGAGCGTGCAATCGTCAGCGAGATTGCCGGAACAACACGCGATACGATTGAAGAAGAAATTACCTTAGGTGGAATTAAATTCCGCTTTATCGATACTGCCGGTATCAGAGAAACAAAAGATGCAATAGAAAGCATTGGAGTTTCTAAAACATTTGAAAAAATGAAACAGAGTCCGGTAGTATTATATCTTTTCGATCTCCACGAAACCGGAGCCGGTGATTTGCGAATAGAACTTGATGCGATCCGAAAAGATCTTCAAACGGAAATCAGATTATATCCAATAGGAAATAAAGCAGATAAAGAAAACAGTACAGAAATTCAAAATGAGTTCGGCGATTTCGAAAACATCACTTTTATTTCTGCAAAAGAAAAGACCAACATTGAAAGTATTACTTCGCTCCTGCTCTCCTTTGTAAACTCCGGAAAGAATTTACACAACACAGCCATCGTCACCAACATCCGCCACATCCAGGAACTCCGCGAAACAGCAAACTCACTAACCAGAGTCTACAATGGTCTGGAACAAAAAGTAACAAATGATTTCATTGCGGGTGATCTGAGGATGGCTTTGCATCATCTAGGGTTGATCACAGGAGCTATTACGACTGATGATTTGTTGGAGAATATATTTTCGAAGTTTTGTATTGGAAAGTAA
- a CDS encoding cellulase family glycosylhydrolase, with the protein MKKFYSIIAAGGFLLISFILLSDDKLQKDPNFVSLENGSFHLNEKPFYPIAINYMVALRTDSKEFWPSPYPEYGPMAIRELLDKDSSLKTLKADLEMIKQMGFNTVRFANIGEVKREPGVNEWFYINTIFNKTDSTRITFKDGITYVKYLKAVDELVELAKNAGLKIIFLVKLQEDARGPKLFLEKVMTHFKKEPTIMAYDLFNEPLYFHKIERTKPEIFKITKQWQNFIRKYAPHQLTTIGLTGIREVFEWDPNILNVDFLSFHPYEYEPNQVMNEVYWYGKYVEKPWIIGETSFPSNNDTIKYEDQSLFAKKTLEQVCNCGGIGYSWWQYKDVTWGSYHADYMGVVNWHGSTTTDKGSMIYGTPKPVAKIFKEYKPMKLKDHCIKLDNYYNLSNYKDHRILGTILDENDKPIEGAIIMGWSKDWTKIVSTVSKKDGTFELYSNFPFGHWIASATHYNTLREGFWHDHQKQLDSTTNVTNYDLGRLKFKKVF; encoded by the coding sequence ATGAAGAAGTTTTATTCAATTATTGCTGCCGGAGGATTTCTGTTGATTTCATTTATTCTTCTGTCAGATGATAAACTTCAAAAAGACCCCAACTTCGTTTCATTAGAAAACGGATCTTTTCATTTAAACGAAAAACCCTTCTACCCGATTGCAATTAACTATATGGTCGCACTCAGGACTGACAGTAAAGAATTCTGGCCAAGCCCTTATCCTGAATATGGTCCTATGGCTATTCGGGAATTATTGGATAAAGATTCAAGTTTAAAGACCCTTAAAGCTGATCTTGAAATGATAAAGCAAATGGGTTTTAATACTGTCAGGTTTGCAAACATTGGTGAAGTAAAAAGAGAACCGGGTGTGAATGAATGGTTTTATATCAATACAATTTTCAATAAAACTGATAGTACACGGATCACTTTTAAAGATGGTATTACGTATGTTAAATATTTAAAAGCGGTTGATGAACTTGTTGAACTTGCAAAGAATGCCGGACTGAAAATAATTTTTCTGGTGAAACTTCAGGAAGATGCCCGCGGGCCTAAACTATTTCTTGAAAAAGTAATGACTCACTTTAAAAAGGAACCCACTATTATGGCTTATGATCTGTTCAATGAGCCACTCTACTTTCATAAAATAGAAAGAACAAAACCCGAAATATTCAAGATCACAAAACAGTGGCAGAATTTTATCCGCAAGTATGCTCCGCATCAGTTAACTACAATTGGATTAACAGGAATTCGCGAGGTCTTTGAATGGGATCCCAATATTCTGAACGTAGATTTTTTATCTTTTCATCCATATGAATATGAACCAAATCAAGTCATGAATGAAGTCTATTGGTATGGAAAATATGTTGAAAAACCCTGGATCATCGGTGAAACTTCCTTCCCTTCAAACAATGATACTATTAAGTACGAAGATCAGAGTCTGTTCGCTAAAAAGACATTGGAACAAGTTTGTAATTGTGGTGGCATTGGATATTCCTGGTGGCAGTACAAGGATGTTACCTGGGGATCCTATCATGCTGATTATATGGGTGTCGTCAATTGGCATGGCAGTACTACCACTGACAAAGGCAGTATGATCTATGGTACACCAAAACCGGTTGCAAAAATTTTCAAGGAATATAAACCTATGAAGTTAAAAGATCATTGTATAAAGCTTGATAATTACTACAATCTCTCAAATTATAAAGATCACAGGATCCTGGGAACTATTCTTGATGAAAATGATAAACCAATTGAAGGTGCAATCATAATGGGCTGGAGTAAAGACTGGACTAAAATAGTGAGCACTGTTTCAAAGAAAGACGGAACATTTGAACTCTACAGTAATTTTCCATTCGGACATTGGATAGCATCTGCTACGCATTATAATACTTTACGCGAAGGATTTTGGCACGATCATCAGAAGCAGTTGGATAGTACTACTAATGTTACGAATTATGATCTGGGGCGGTTGAAGTTTAAGAAGGTTTTTTAG
- a CDS encoding insulinase family protein, whose translation MKKLLLPGLLICLLLNVYGQQIQPKKNASVEGITEYELPNGLRILLFPDQTKSTATVNITYLVGSRMEGYGETGMAHLLEHMLFKGSTNHPNIPQELSSHGASPNGTTWYDRTNYFETFSATEENLNWALSLEADRMVNSFVAKKDLESEFSVVRNEFESGENYPTSILQERVMSAAYIWHNYGKSTIGSKEDIEKVPIENLQAFYRKFYQPDNAVLMVTGKIDESKALALITKYFGSIPRPARKLQEPYTVEPPQDGERQVILRRVGDIQAASAGYHIPSASHPDYIAIEILSHVLTNEPSGRLYKALVETKLASSVYAQVFPLKDPGYIYFDTEILKEKSIDSVQKTMLNLLDNLKSNPITQEELDRARTSLLRDFELAFSKSELVGTFISEFIASGDWRLIFLYRDRIENIQLADVNRAALDYFKPSNRTTGLFIPEKDPSRTIVPPSPDLKETYKNYKGKAIEAAAEAFDATPANIEKRTHRGELTEGGKYALLNKTTRGNLVKMKLSLRIGSEKSLENRGDFIDATAAMLMKGTKNLSEEQINDTLAKMKAEVGISSNGQVVNIDISTTRDNLVPVMTIVKQILREPSFPKAEFEKMREEILAGIDQQKSDPQAIAFLRIDQLTRVYPKSDFRYTSTFDEMTAAVKKMTIEDLKKMYTDFYNSANATVAVVGEFDETKVLASLNSILDKWTSPEKYTRAADNYAKATAQNDKIITPDKKNATMSARLNLTLKDDNGEYPALILGNYMLGGGFLNSRLATRIRQKDGLSYGVGSWLRASALDQSGEFGSYAIYNPENSAKLISAYQEELAKMIKDGFTDAELKDAISGFIQSREKNRSDDGYLVNRLSDYLFLNRTMAFDDAFDKTVAQLNTTRVNDAMKKWIIPAEITIVQVGDFK comes from the coding sequence ATGAAAAAACTATTATTACCGGGGCTATTAATTTGCTTGCTGTTGAATGTTTACGGGCAACAAATACAGCCGAAAAAAAATGCATCTGTTGAAGGGATCACAGAATACGAATTGCCAAATGGTCTTCGGATTCTACTCTTTCCTGATCAGACAAAATCAACTGCAACAGTAAATATCACTTATCTGGTAGGCTCCAGAATGGAAGGATATGGTGAAACCGGAATGGCACATTTACTTGAACATATGTTGTTCAAAGGTTCCACTAACCATCCGAATATTCCACAGGAGCTTTCTTCACATGGAGCGAGTCCCAACGGAACCACTTGGTATGACCGGACAAATTATTTTGAAACGTTTTCTGCAACAGAAGAAAATCTCAATTGGGCATTATCTCTGGAAGCAGATCGAATGGTGAATTCATTTGTTGCAAAAAAAGATCTTGAATCAGAATTTTCTGTGGTAAGAAATGAATTTGAAAGCGGTGAAAATTATCCTACCTCTATATTGCAGGAAAGAGTAATGTCAGCTGCATACATCTGGCACAACTACGGTAAATCAACTATTGGTTCCAAAGAAGATATTGAAAAAGTTCCTATAGAAAATTTACAGGCCTTTTACAGAAAATTTTATCAGCCTGATAATGCCGTATTAATGGTAACAGGTAAAATTGATGAATCAAAAGCTCTTGCATTGATCACAAAATACTTTGGAAGTATTCCGCGTCCTGCAAGAAAATTACAAGAGCCATATACAGTAGAGCCGCCGCAAGACGGGGAACGTCAGGTAATTCTTCGCCGTGTAGGTGATATTCAGGCTGCCTCTGCAGGGTATCACATTCCTTCAGCTTCACACCCAGATTATATTGCTATTGAAATCTTAAGTCATGTACTTACTAACGAACCTTCCGGTCGTCTTTATAAAGCATTGGTTGAAACTAAACTTGCATCTTCAGTATATGCACAGGTATTTCCTTTGAAAGATCCGGGTTATATTTATTTTGACACTGAGATCCTGAAAGAAAAATCAATTGATTCAGTACAGAAAACTATGCTGAATTTACTTGATAACTTAAAAAGCAATCCTATTACTCAGGAAGAATTGGATCGTGCAAGAACTTCTTTACTTCGTGATTTTGAACTGGCATTCAGCAAGAGTGAATTAGTAGGAACATTCATCAGTGAATTTATCGCTTCAGGTGACTGGAGATTAATTTTTCTTTATCGTGATCGCATTGAAAATATCCAACTGGCAGATGTAAACCGTGCTGCGCTTGATTATTTTAAACCATCAAACCGGACAACAGGTTTGTTTATTCCTGAAAAAGATCCTTCAAGAACAATTGTTCCACCTTCGCCTGATCTGAAAGAAACGTATAAGAATTACAAAGGAAAAGCAATTGAAGCAGCAGCAGAAGCATTCGATGCTACTCCTGCAAATATTGAAAAAAGAACTCACCGCGGAGAATTAACCGAGGGTGGAAAATATGCTTTGCTAAACAAAACAACCCGTGGAAATCTTGTAAAAATGAAATTATCACTACGAATTGGTAGTGAAAAAAGTCTGGAGAACAGAGGTGATTTCATTGACGCTACTGCAGCAATGCTGATGAAAGGAACAAAAAATCTTTCTGAAGAACAGATCAACGATACCCTTGCAAAAATGAAAGCTGAAGTTGGTATTTCCAGTAATGGTCAGGTTGTAAATATTGATATCAGTACAACAAGAGATAACCTTGTTCCTGTAATGACAATTGTAAAACAAATTCTACGCGAACCTTCATTTCCGAAAGCAGAGTTTGAAAAAATGCGTGAAGAGATCCTTGCCGGAATTGATCAGCAGAAAAGCGATCCGCAAGCAATTGCATTTCTGAGAATTGATCAGCTTACAAGAGTGTATCCAAAATCAGATTTCCGTTACACTTCAACATTTGATGAAATGACTGCTGCTGTTAAAAAAATGACAATAGAAGATCTGAAGAAAATGTATACTGATTTTTATAATAGTGCAAACGCTACAGTAGCTGTTGTAGGTGAATTTGATGAAACAAAAGTTCTTGCTTCTTTGAATTCAATTCTTGACAAATGGACTTCTCCTGAAAAATATACACGCGCTGCCGATAATTATGCAAAGGCAACAGCACAGAACGATAAGATCATTACTCCTGACAAGAAAAATGCAACTATGTCTGCACGTTTAAATCTGACGTTGAAAGATGATAATGGAGAATATCCGGCATTGATATTAGGTAACTATATGTTAGGCGGCGGATTTTTAAATTCCCGTCTTGCAACACGCATCAGACAGAAAGATGGACTAAGTTATGGTGTTGGTTCCTGGCTAAGAGCTTCGGCACTTGATCAAAGTGGAGAGTTTGGTTCGTATGCAATTTACAATCCGGAAAATTCTGCCAAATTAATTTCAGCTTATCAGGAAGAACTTGCGAAGATGATCAAAGACGGCTTCACTGATGCTGAGTTGAAAGATGCTATTTCAGGATTCATTCAGAGCCGTGAGAAAAACCGCTCAGATGATGGGTATCTTGTAAACAGATTATCAGATTACCTATTTCTGAACCGTACAATGGCATTTGATGATGCCTTTGACAAAACAGTTGCTCAGTTAAATACGACACGTGTAAATGATGCAATGAAAAAATGGATCATTCCGGCGGAGATTACTATTGTGCAGGTAGGAGACTTTAAATAA
- the fabG gene encoding 3-oxoacyl-[acyl-carrier-protein] reductase gives MEKLLSGKTALITGASKGIGRGIAIKLAEQGANVAFTYLSSVERGQALENELAVFGIKAKGYRSDAADFKAADELINEVVKEFGTLDIVINNAGITRDGLLMRMTEENFNEVVRTNLNSVFNITKACQRPMLKQRSGSIINISSVVGVKGNAGQANYAASKAGIIGFTKSVALELGSRSIRCNAIAPGFIETEMTDVLPAETVKQWREAIPLKRGGTPEDVANAVLFLASDLSTYITGQVLNVDGGMLT, from the coding sequence GTGGAAAAACTTTTATCCGGAAAAACTGCTCTTATTACCGGAGCTTCAAAAGGTATTGGTCGTGGCATTGCAATTAAACTTGCTGAACAAGGAGCCAATGTTGCATTTACTTATTTGTCATCTGTTGAAAGAGGGCAGGCATTGGAAAATGAACTTGCTGTTTTTGGAATTAAAGCAAAAGGTTACCGTTCTGATGCAGCTGATTTTAAAGCGGCTGATGAACTTATAAATGAAGTGGTAAAAGAATTCGGTACTCTTGATATTGTAATTAATAATGCCGGAATCACACGCGATGGACTTCTGATGAGAATGACAGAAGAAAATTTTAATGAAGTGGTCCGCACAAATTTAAATTCGGTTTTCAATATCACAAAAGCATGTCAGCGTCCGATGCTGAAGCAACGCAGCGGTTCAATAATAAACATAAGTAGTGTAGTAGGAGTGAAAGGAAATGCAGGACAGGCAAATTATGCTGCTTCTAAAGCGGGGATCATCGGATTTACGAAGTCAGTCGCATTAGAATTAGGAAGCAGAAGTATCCGTTGCAATGCAATTGCTCCCGGATTTATCGAAACGGAAATGACAGATGTTTTACCTGCAGAAACTGTTAAACAATGGCGCGAAGCTATTCCATTGAAACGCGGTGGAACTCCCGAAGATGTTGCAAATGCAGTGTTATTCCTCGCTTCTGATTTGTCTACATATATTACCGGCCAGGTATTGAATGTTGATGGTGGAATGTTGACATAA
- the nth gene encoding endonuclease III — MTKKELFKNVIEYFEREMPVAETELQYKDPYQLLVAVILSAQCTDKRVNETTPALFNKFPNAKAMALALPEDILPFIKSISYPNNKAKHLAGMAKMLVNDFKNVVPSDIDDLQKLPGVGRKTANVIASVVFDKAAMAVDTHVFRVSARIGLTTNAKTPLQTEMQLIKYIPESKIARAHHWLILHGRYVCIARKPKCEICGLTEFCKYFQKNLRNSRKFVAAARE; from the coding sequence ATGACCAAAAAGGAACTTTTCAAAAACGTCATCGAGTATTTTGAAAGGGAAATGCCGGTAGCGGAAACAGAGTTGCAGTATAAAGATCCGTATCAATTATTGGTTGCGGTAATTCTATCTGCTCAGTGCACCGATAAACGTGTGAATGAAACAACGCCGGCTTTGTTTAATAAATTTCCTAATGCAAAAGCAATGGCTTTGGCATTGCCGGAAGATATTCTGCCTTTTATAAAAAGTATCAGTTATCCGAATAATAAAGCAAAGCATCTTGCAGGAATGGCAAAAATGCTGGTGAATGACTTTAAAAATGTTGTTCCATCGGATATTGATGATTTGCAAAAATTACCCGGAGTCGGAAGGAAAACAGCCAATGTTATCGCATCAGTAGTGTTTGATAAAGCTGCTATGGCTGTTGATACGCATGTATTTCGTGTGTCGGCCAGAATCGGTTTAACTACCAATGCAAAGACACCCTTGCAAACTGAAATGCAGCTGATCAAATATATTCCAGAATCGAAAATTGCCAGAGCTCATCATTGGTTAATTCTTCATGGCAGATATGTTTGTATAGCAAGAAAACCAAAATGTGAAATTTGTGGCTTAACGGAATTTTGTAAATACTTTCAGAAGAATTTGAGGAATAGTCGTAAATTTGTGGCTGCAGCACGTGAATGA
- a CDS encoding OsmC family protein: MIRSATANWKGTGKEGKGTMSSASKVLDNAQYSYGTRFENGIGTNPEELVGAAHAGCFSMKLSFVLTAANFPPENIDTKCDITFEGGVVSKSALHVTAKVPGITNEKFQELAADAKANCPISKLLNTEITLEAVLA, encoded by the coding sequence ATGATCAGATCAGCAACAGCAAACTGGAAAGGAACCGGTAAAGAAGGTAAAGGTACAATGTCGTCGGCAAGTAAAGTGCTTGACAATGCACAGTACTCTTATGGTACTCGTTTTGAAAATGGTATCGGAACTAATCCGGAGGAACTGGTAGGAGCAGCTCATGCAGGATGTTTCTCAATGAAATTAAGTTTCGTTTTAACTGCAGCGAATTTTCCACCGGAGAATATTGACACAAAGTGCGACATCACATTTGAAGGTGGAGTAGTTTCTAAATCTGCATTGCATGTAACAGCAAAAGTACCGGGAATCACAAATGAAAAATTTCAGGAGTTAGCAGCAGATGCAAAAGCAAATTGCCCTATTTCGAAGTTGTTGAATACAGAGATAACTTTGGAGGCAGTACTTGCTTAA